The Natrinema caseinilyticum genomic sequence GGCGTTCACGCGATCGACCTCTCGATGTACTTGCTCGGCTATCCGGACGTCGAGGAAGTTTCGGGGGTGACGCGTTCGAGCTTCGGCGACCGGGACGACTACGCCTATCTCGAGATGTGGGGCGCTGACAGCGGCCCGGACGGGTTCGACGTCGACGATTCGGCGAGCGCGTTCATCCGGTGTACGGGGGGACACACGGTCTCCCTCGAGGTGGCCTGGGCGACCAATCGACCGCCGACGCACGAATTCGTCGTCCGCGGAACCGAGGCGGCCGCACGATTCGATCTACTGGAGGGTGATCTGACGATCCACTCGGCGAGCGCCGACGGGCCGGATCACCTGCTCGATACCGCCGTCGAGGTCCGCGAGAACGACACCCACGCCGACGAACAACGGGCGTTTTTCGACGCGGTCACGACCAGCCGCGATACCTGCGGTTCCATCGACGACGCGGTCACGGTCCAGGAAATTATCGATGCCATCTACCGCTCGAGTGAGGGCGGCCACACCGTGGTATTCGACGAATCAGTTCCGTGACCAGCGCACTCACGAATTCGTCACGACCGGGCTGACTCGACGTGGCCGCCGGACGGCGGTCCCGATACGTCGCCGGCGACGAACGACGCGCGCGCGTCACCGATTCCGGCCGCAAACGGTGCGAACAGTATCGACTGAATTTTATTTTATATTAAACAATCGTGAAATTTATGCGTGCCGATTCCGTCGTTCGAACCGTATGGAGATCGGAGTACACACGCCACCGCTCGCGAACGAATCGCTCGAGGACGCGCTCGCGTACCTCGCGAACGTCGGGGTCGACGCCATCGAACCCGGTGTCGGGGGATATCCCGGCGACGACCACCTCGACCGCCGGACCTACTTAGACGACGAGGCCGCACAAGCCGACCTGAAAGCGCTGCTCGAGCAGTACGGGATCACGATCAGCGCGCTCGCGACCCACAACAATCCGCTCCATCCGGACGAAACACGGGCCGAAGAAGCCGACGTCGAACTCCGGGAGGCGATCAGACTGGCGTCCCAGTTAGGGGTCGGTACTGTCACCTGTTTCTCGGGGCTGCCGGCGGGCAGCCCGACCGACGACACTCCCAACTGGATCACGGCGCCGTGGCCGCCCGAGCACGCCGACGCCCACGAGTACCAGTGGGAGGTGGCCCTGGACTATTGGACCGACCTCGCGGCGTCTGCGGACGACCACGACGTCGACCTCGCCCTCGAGATGCATCCGAACATGTTGGTGTACGAACCGCACGGGATGGCGCGCTTGCGCGCCGAGACGAACGACCGCGTCGGGGCGAACTTCGATCCCTCGCACCTCTACTGGCAGGGTATCTCGGTCACCGACGCCGTTCGATTCCTCGGCGAACGCGAGGCGATCCACCACGTCCACGCCAAAGACACACGTATCTACGAGGAGCAGGCCCGCGAAAAAGGGGTCCTCGATACCACGCCGTACGACGACGAGGCGAACCGGTCGTGGCTCTTTCGCTCCGTCGGATACGGCCACGACGAATCCCACTGGAAGGATCTCGTCTCGACGCTCCGAATGGTCGGCTACGACGGGACACTGAGCATCGAACACGAGGACTCGCTGACCAGTTCGCGGGAAGGCCTCGAGAAGGCGGTCGACCTGCTCGAGCGGGCGATTTTCCGAGAGCAACCCGGGACCGCGTACTGGGCAGAGTGACCGAACCGTCACCGTCTTACGACCGGTCCCTTCGGTCCGTGATCGAAGCGTCCCCTCGGTCCCCGGGACTCGATCACCCCCTCAGTCCCCGGGACTCGATCACCTCGTCGCCGTAATTCCGCCCGCCCCGTCGGATTCGGCGCGGTTCGGTCGTCCTGACAGAAAGTTCTAACAACACCTATTGTGAATGAATAGCCATGACGCTGGAAGTCGGCGTACTCGGCTACGGATTCATGGGGAAAGCGCACGCGAACGCGATGGCGCGACTGCCGATGTTCTTCCCGGATGCGCCCGAAATCGAACGGCGGGTCCTCGTCGGCCGCCACGAGGACGCACTGTCGGACGCCGCCGACCGACTCGGCTTCGAATCGATCGCGACGGACTGGGCGGACGTCGTCGACGACGTCGACGTCTTCTACAATCTCGGGCCGAACCACGCCCACGTCGAGCCGTCGATCGCCGCCCTCGAGGCCGGCACCCCAGTATTTTGCGAAAAACCGCTCGCCCCGACGCTCGAGGACGCCGAAGCGATGGCCACGGCGGCCCACGAGGCCGGGACCGACGTGCCAGCAGGGTGTGCGTTCAATTACCGGTTCGTCCCGGCGATCCGGTACGCGAAACGGTTGCTCGAGGACGGCGAACTGGGCGACATCCACCACGTCCGCGCGCGATACCTCCAGGACTGGCTCGTCGATCCGACGGCGCCGTGGTCGTGGCGCAACGACGAAGAACTGGCCGGGTCCGGCGCGCTCGGCGATCTCGGCTCCCACTCGGTCGATCTCGTGCGATTTCTCGTCGGATCCGACGATCTCGCGGGAGAGATCGACCGGGTCAGCGGTCACCTGCGGACGTTCGTCGAGGAGCGGCCGACCGAAGACGCCCAAAGTGCCGGAGGCCCCGAAACGCGGCCCGTCACCGTCGACGACGCCTACTCCGCACAACTCGAGTTCGAAAACGGCGCGATGGGAACCCTCGAGGGATCGCGCTTCGCGACGGGCCACAAGAACGATCACAGCCTCGAGATTCACGGCTCGGCGGGTAGTCTCCGGTTTTCGCTCGAGCGCCTGAACGAACTCGAGGTGCTTCGCGGCGACGATCGCGGGTACGAGACGATACTGGTCACCGACGAGGACGATCCGTACGTCGACCACTGGTGGCCGCCGGGTCACGTGCTCGGCTGGGAACACACCTTCGTCCACGAGAACTACGAATTCCTCACTGCGGTCGATCGCGGCGACACGTATGCGCCGAACTTCGACGACGGACTGGCCGCTCAGCGAGTCCTCGACGCGATCGAAGAGAGCGACGACAGCGGCGAGTGGATCGCTCTCGAGTGACCTCGTACGGGCGACGAACTGACCGATCACCATCGAGCGACCGTTCTCCGTTCGTTCCGGACCCGTCAGTTCCGGAAACTGATCGCCTATCGAGCCGATCGGAGTCGGATCGGTGCCCGTTTCGGAGAACGGACGGGAGCGACCGATGACCGCGGCCGATTCACTCCGACTCTATTCTGCTTACCGTGTGAATCTGACCGTACCGAACGCCGCCGTCTTCCGGAGCGTTGCCGTCGATTTCGAGATAGTCCGCCTCGAATCCCGTCACCTCGCCGCTGACGGATAGCTGGTGATCTTCGGTCCGTTCCTCGTTGCGAACCTCGACGACGTCGCCGATATCGACGTGGTTCTGGACCAGTTCCGCCGTTCGTCTGTCGTCGGCGTCGGGGGCAACAGTCAGATCTGTCATGGTGGCCTGGCGGTAGCGTGTCGTCCCGCGTAGCTCTTGAGCACGAATTCGCAACCCGCTTCGCCGTTCATCGCCGGGAATCACGACGGGCAGATGCGTCGGCTCTCGACCGCCGAGGAGAGCGACACGCTTTCTGAAGCGGAGCGACCCGTCGTGCGGTACGTGGAAGCCGTCTCGCGGCGCCGACGACGGTTTCGGACTCCTACTCGATGCGCTGGAGACGGAATTCGACGACGCGGAACTGGTCGTACTGACCGCGGTGATCGCCTTGGAGAACTATCGGACTCGGTACACCCACGCCGTGACCTCGATCCGCAGGGCCTGTCGGACGGCGCGTTCTGTCCGTGGCCCGAACGACCGTTTTTGTACGAACCGGTCCAATGGGAACCAATGAAGATCATCAAGGACAGCGTTCACGACCACATCCAGGTCGACGGCGTCGCCCGCGACCTGCTGGATACGCCGGCACTCCAGCGACTTCGGAACATCAGACAGCTCGGGACCGTCTCGCTGGTCTATCCGTCGGCCAACCACACACGTTTCGAACACAGTCTCGGCGTCTATCATCTCGCCGGCGAGGCCCTGGAACACCTCGGTGTCGAGGGGGCGCGAGCGGAACGGGTCCGCGCAGCGGCCATCCTCCACGACGTCGGGCACGGGCCGTTCAGCCACAACCTCGAGTCCCTGACCCACCGCCGGACCGGCCGCTATCACGACGACGTTCACGAACTCCTCGCCGACGGAGCGGTCGGTGACGTGTTGCGCGATCACGACCTCGAACCGGCGACGGTGGCGGATCTGGTCGCCGGCGACGGACGGTTCGGACAACTGGTATCGGGGGAACTCGACGTCGACCGAATGGACTATCTGGTGCGTGACGCACACCACACGGGAGTCCCCTACGGGACGATCGACCACGGCCGCCTCGTCCGCGAACTGGCGTTCGCCGACGGCGAACTCGTCCTGGCCGAGGGAAACGTCCAGACGGCCGAGAGCCTCCTCGTCGCTCGAGCCCTGATGAACCCGACCGTCTACAGCCACAGCGTCGCTCGTATCAGCAAGGCGATGCTTCGACGCGCCGGGGAACGGCTGCTCGAAGAGCCATCCGCCGACGTCGACGCCTCCACGCTCCAGCGAATGGACGACCACGACCTGATCGTCGCGTTGCGGTCCTGTGAGTCGACGGCGGAATTGTCCCGACGACTGGATCAGCGGGACCTCTTCAAGCGGGCGGTGTGGGCCGAAATCGACGACGTTCCCGGCGGGATAATCGAGGCCGACCACGAGTCGATCCGCGAGTTCGAGCGGGAGATCGCCGATCGAGCGAGCGTCGCTCCGGCCCACGTCGTTCTCGACGTGCCGAATCGACCCTCGATGACGGAGTCGACGACGCGCGTGATGGTAAACGGCGATATCCGCCGACTGGGACAGCAGTCGCCGCTGGTCGAAGCCCTCCGGGCGGCCCAGTACTCCCAGTGGCGTCTCGGCGTCTACTCGCCGCCGGTGCTGCGCGACCGCGTCGGCCGCGCTGCGGTCGACGTACTCGGCCTCTCCATCGACGGCGCGCTGGTCAGCGAGGTGCGCGACGGACTCGACGCGACGCTGGATCAGTTCGTCGATTGAGCGTTATTCGTTTCCCGCTCGCCGATTGCTTCCCTTCTTCGCATCTCGATGAGTTTTTCCCGTGTTTTAAATGAAATGATCGAAGCAATAGATGTTCAAACAGATTCCATATGGCGGAAACAGACGACGTAATCGCGAAGCGAGAGGGAAGCCCGTTTCTGACGGTACTCGTTGCCATCGGGCTCACGATCGCGGGCGTCCTCGGATCGATCCTGTTTGCGGTTCCGGTCGGGATCGTGGGGGTACTCGGCCCTGGTGATCCGACAGGATTACTCTGGTTCGTCATCACAGCGGCCGTCGCTGCGGAAATCGGCTATCTAGCGGTCGGGTACGGTTACTGTCGGCTCCGAGACCGTTCCACTGCGTCGACAGGGCTGTTCGACGGGCAGACTCGAGCAATCGTGATCGGTACCGTCGGTGCGCTCGTCATCGGCATCGGGCTGTTCTCGCTGCTCGGGGTTTTCGATCTCCAACCACGGACGTTCTACACGACGGAGGAAATCGATTCGGGGGTGTTTTTCGCCACCGCCGCGGTGATCGTCCTCGTCGCCCCGCCGACCGAGGAGTACCTCTTCCGCGGGGCGAACCAGGGCCGACTCCGCGATGCGTTCGGTCCGGCCGGGGCGGTCGCGGGTGCCCCCTGCTCTTCGGTGCGGCCCACGTTCCGAACTACCTCGGATCCGAGGTGCCAGCGTTGATCGCTGCGCGACCGTACTCGGCCTCGTCGGCGCCATCTTCGGATACGCGTACGAACGAACGGGGAACCTGTTCGTGCTGATCGCCGTCCACACCGGCTACAATCTCGTTCTGATGGCCGTGAGCGCGACGGCATTCGTCTAGCGGCGCTCGAGGACTGTGAAAATCCGGTCCGACGGCGAACCGTTGAAGACCCTGACGGCGAACTGATCGGTATGGAACGAACGGGAACGATCCTGCGCGGCCGCGAATTCGACCCCGTCGAGGGTCGAATCGTGATCGACGAGGACGGCCGCATCGAAGCCATCGAGGAGGCGTCGGTCGACAGCGACGACCTCATCCTGCCGGCGTTCGTCAACGCCCACACCCACATCGGCGACTCGATCGCCAAGGAGGCCGGCGGCGGCCTCTCGCTCGAGGAACTCGTCGCGCCACCGGACGGTCTGAAACATCGGCTACTTCGGGCGGCCTCGCGAGACGAACTCGTGAGCGCGATGAATCGATCGTTGCGGTTCATGCAGCGTGCCGGCACCGCCGCTTGTCTCGACTTCCGCGAGGGCGGCGTCGCAGGGGTTCGAATGCTCGAGGACGCCGCGGCGGGCCTCGAGATCGACGCGGTCTCCTTCGCCCGAGAGTCCGCCGACGCCATGCGCGCGGGTGACGGATTCGGCGCGAGCGGAGCCAACGATGCGACCTTCGACCGGGAACGGGAGGCGACGCGCGAGGCCGGCAAGCCGTTCGGAATTCACGCGGGCGAGGTCGACGAAAGCGACATTTCACCGGCGCTGAACCTCGACCCCGATTTCCTGGTCCACATGGTTCACCCGGAACCGGTCCATCTCGAGCGCATAGCCGAAAGCGAGATTCCGGTGGTGGTCTGTCCGCGCTCGAATCTCGTGAC encodes the following:
- a CDS encoding Gfo/Idh/MocA family protein, with translation MSGDYAPVRTGIVGLGNIGHHHADRLVDLGVPLEGGMDIDHEARTEFADRYDVDVYDDYHSLYDEIDAVVITTPNKYHEEYAVAALERDCHVLLEKPLAHTVESARRIADAASASAGTFQIGFNNRFLNAVQIIKDRIERGDFGDLTHVEANYVRRRGVPGRGSWFTRREVSGGGSLIDLGVHAIDLSMYLLGYPDVEEVSGVTRSSFGDRDDYAYLEMWGADSGPDGFDVDDSASAFIRCTGGHTVSLEVAWATNRPPTHEFVVRGTEAAARFDLLEGDLTIHSASADGPDHLLDTAVEVRENDTHADEQRAFFDAVTTSRDTCGSIDDAVTVQEIIDAIYRSSEGGHTVVFDESVP
- a CDS encoding sugar phosphate isomerase/epimerase family protein, coding for MEIGVHTPPLANESLEDALAYLANVGVDAIEPGVGGYPGDDHLDRRTYLDDEAAQADLKALLEQYGITISALATHNNPLHPDETRAEEADVELREAIRLASQLGVGTVTCFSGLPAGSPTDDTPNWITAPWPPEHADAHEYQWEVALDYWTDLAASADDHDVDLALEMHPNMLVYEPHGMARLRAETNDRVGANFDPSHLYWQGISVTDAVRFLGEREAIHHVHAKDTRIYEEQAREKGVLDTTPYDDEANRSWLFRSVGYGHDESHWKDLVSTLRMVGYDGTLSIEHEDSLTSSREGLEKAVDLLERAIFREQPGTAYWAE
- a CDS encoding Gfo/Idh/MocA family protein, whose protein sequence is MTLEVGVLGYGFMGKAHANAMARLPMFFPDAPEIERRVLVGRHEDALSDAADRLGFESIATDWADVVDDVDVFYNLGPNHAHVEPSIAALEAGTPVFCEKPLAPTLEDAEAMATAAHEAGTDVPAGCAFNYRFVPAIRYAKRLLEDGELGDIHHVRARYLQDWLVDPTAPWSWRNDEELAGSGALGDLGSHSVDLVRFLVGSDDLAGEIDRVSGHLRTFVEERPTEDAQSAGGPETRPVTVDDAYSAQLEFENGAMGTLEGSRFATGHKNDHSLEIHGSAGSLRFSLERLNELEVLRGDDRGYETILVTDEDDPYVDHWWPPGHVLGWEHTFVHENYEFLTAVDRGDTYAPNFDDGLAAQRVLDAIEESDDSGEWIALE
- a CDS encoding HD domain-containing protein; its protein translation is MKIIKDSVHDHIQVDGVARDLLDTPALQRLRNIRQLGTVSLVYPSANHTRFEHSLGVYHLAGEALEHLGVEGARAERVRAAAILHDVGHGPFSHNLESLTHRRTGRYHDDVHELLADGAVGDVLRDHDLEPATVADLVAGDGRFGQLVSGELDVDRMDYLVRDAHHTGVPYGTIDHGRLVRELAFADGELVLAEGNVQTAESLLVARALMNPTVYSHSVARISKAMLRRAGERLLEEPSADVDASTLQRMDDHDLIVALRSCESTAELSRRLDQRDLFKRAVWAEIDDVPGGIIEADHESIREFEREIADRASVAPAHVVLDVPNRPSMTESTTRVMVNGDIRRLGQQSPLVEALRAAQYSQWRLGVYSPPVLRDRVGRAAVDVLGLSIDGALVSEVRDGLDATLDQFVD
- a CDS encoding CPBP family glutamic-type intramembrane protease: MRSVRPGRSRVPPALRCGPRSELPRIRGASVDRCATVLGLVGAIFGYAYERTGNLFVLIAVHTGYNLVLMAVSATAFV
- a CDS encoding amidohydrolase family protein, which codes for MERTGTILRGREFDPVEGRIVIDEDGRIEAIEEASVDSDDLILPAFVNAHTHIGDSIAKEAGGGLSLEELVAPPDGLKHRLLRAASRDELVSAMNRSLRFMQRAGTAACLDFREGGVAGVRMLEDAAAGLEIDAVSFARESADAMRAGDGFGASGANDATFDREREATREAGKPFGIHAGEVDESDISPALNLDPDFLVHMVHPEPVHLERIAESEIPVVVCPRSNLVTDVGLSPYEALDERTTLALGTDNVMLNSPSMFREMEFLAKLSALPADVILRMATVNGAEIADLEYGLLEPGRAARLLVLDGDSDNMAGARDPVRAVVRRAGVDDVREVVFGDR